From a region of the Roseivirga sp. 4D4 genome:
- a CDS encoding class I SAM-dependent methyltransferase, with amino-acid sequence MKEKIKRAYEELADSYSAHIDHKPHNAYYDRPNTLSLVGNVKGKKVLDAACGPGKYAEILMNQGAEVTGFDLSPKMIENSKARNPNRGNFFVHDLEKPLNSLSDETFDIVLSALAMHYIENWEQTIREFNRVLKPKGQLIISIEHPFFEHLYFKSERYFEVEPVKCTWNGFDRPVEINSYRRPLQECLNPLLENGFTLDKLLEPKPVEAFEALDPKHFNELNAFPAFMCMRALKRG; translated from the coding sequence ATGAAGGAAAAGATAAAACGGGCCTATGAAGAGTTGGCCGATAGCTACAGTGCTCACATAGATCACAAACCTCACAACGCCTATTACGATCGCCCAAACACCCTGAGTTTAGTAGGAAATGTAAAAGGTAAAAAGGTCCTAGATGCGGCCTGTGGACCTGGCAAGTATGCTGAAATCTTGATGAATCAAGGTGCAGAGGTCACAGGTTTTGATCTTAGCCCTAAGATGATTGAAAACTCCAAAGCTCGAAACCCAAATCGGGGTAATTTCTTCGTGCATGACCTTGAAAAACCGCTGAATTCTTTATCAGACGAGACTTTCGACATAGTACTAAGCGCCTTGGCGATGCACTATATTGAAAACTGGGAACAAACCATCCGAGAATTCAATCGCGTGCTCAAACCCAAGGGGCAATTGATCATTTCCATTGAACACCCATTTTTCGAGCATTTATATTTTAAATCAGAACGATACTTTGAAGTAGAGCCTGTCAAGTGTACCTGGAATGGTTTCGACCGGCCAGTTGAAATCAACAGTTATAGAAGGCCTCTCCAAGAATGTTTAAACCCCTTACTTGAGAATGGTTTTACCTTAGACAAATTATTAGAGCCAAAGCCTGTCGAAGCTTTTGAGGCCTTGGACCCAAAGCATTTCAACGAGTTAAATGCTTTCCCTGCTTTTATGTGTATGCGTGCATTAAAAAGGGGTTAA
- the surE gene encoding 5'/3'-nucleotidase SurE gives MPSIKRALTCFWLLTFSSISCLAQNYRVLITNDDGISSPLIKTLSQEISKLPNVEVVISAPAENQSGSSQSTDGRELTVEKIVKEGEFFGYAVSGRPADAVRFGLRVLGKEKPFDLVISGINRGSNVGKLSHLSGTVGAGMEALYHGVPAIAVSQEVRGVNTETSAQFVAQIVSKYQKDGAPKGVVISINIPAGELKGVSIKPMGEAYLDMGNYVLKSDSGSTSIYQQRLALAKAKDTNSDTYAYQQGYITLTPLKFDWTAYELLDSMAEWDLKIKN, from the coding sequence ATGCCCTCGATCAAAAGAGCCTTAACCTGTTTCTGGCTTCTCACCTTTTCTTCTATTAGCTGTTTAGCACAAAACTACAGAGTGCTCATTACCAATGATGACGGTATATCTTCTCCTTTAATAAAAACCCTTAGCCAAGAGATTAGTAAACTTCCAAACGTTGAGGTTGTCATTTCAGCACCTGCAGAAAACCAATCCGGTAGCAGTCAATCGACTGATGGGCGTGAGTTGACGGTTGAGAAAATCGTGAAAGAAGGTGAATTCTTTGGCTATGCCGTTAGTGGACGCCCAGCGGATGCCGTAAGGTTCGGTTTAAGAGTTCTGGGCAAAGAAAAGCCTTTTGACCTTGTGATCTCTGGGATCAACCGAGGGTCAAATGTGGGCAAACTCTCACATTTATCAGGAACGGTTGGAGCGGGTATGGAAGCTCTATATCATGGTGTCCCAGCCATTGCAGTTTCTCAGGAAGTACGAGGTGTTAATACCGAAACCTCAGCTCAATTTGTAGCACAAATCGTATCTAAATACCAAAAAGATGGTGCACCTAAGGGGGTGGTTATCTCCATCAATATTCCCGCAGGTGAGTTGAAGGGCGTATCCATTAAGCCAATGGGTGAAGCTTATCTTGATATGGGTAATTATGTTTTGAAGAGCGATTCCGGCAGCACAAGTATCTACCAGCAAAGATTGGCTTTAGCCAAGGCAAAGGACACAAATAGCGATACATACGCTTACCAGCAAGGCTATATTACCCTTACTCCTCTAAAGTTTGATTGGACGGCATATGAACTGCTGGATAGCATGGCCGAATGGGATCTAAAAATAAAGAATTGA
- a CDS encoding putative signal transducing protein translates to MAELTLIFEGTDFESKIVKGRLEDAGIKSLTKSETNAGLISGFGSVDVSRVFVNPADVDKASELIEKMNSDKEA, encoded by the coding sequence ATGGCTGAACTTACTTTAATCTTCGAAGGAACAGATTTTGAATCTAAAATTGTCAAAGGGCGTTTGGAAGACGCTGGTATAAAATCACTAACAAAAAGTGAAACCAATGCCGGGTTAATCTCAGGATTTGGTTCGGTCGATGTTAGTAGAGTTTTTGTCAACCCAGCAGACGTGGATAAGGCTTCAGAACTCATTGAAAAGATGAATTCTGACAAGGAGGCTTAA
- a CDS encoding short chain dehydrogenase — MRILIIGGNGTIGNPVATKFAEAYEVIIAGRNSGEINIDIADSASIRAAFEKTGKLDAIVCIAGEAKWAAFNDLSEEDYYIGLRSKLMGQVNVARIGREFLNPGGSITLSTGILADDPVLMTTSAAMVNGGVHSFVQAAALEMENGHRINAVSLGMVEAAYEKYKGYFPGHNPVPMDVTVNAYVRSVFGTDNGKVLRFY; from the coding sequence ATGAGAATACTCATCATCGGTGGAAATGGAACCATAGGAAATCCAGTTGCCACAAAGTTTGCCGAAGCGTACGAAGTAATCATTGCGGGAAGAAATAGCGGTGAAATCAATATAGATATCGCGGACAGCGCTTCCATTCGTGCAGCATTCGAGAAAACCGGAAAACTAGATGCTATTGTGTGTATTGCGGGTGAGGCGAAATGGGCTGCCTTTAACGATCTCTCAGAAGAAGATTACTATATCGGTTTACGCAGCAAACTCATGGGACAAGTAAACGTGGCCCGTATTGGTAGAGAGTTCTTGAATCCTGGAGGATCCATTACCCTTTCCACCGGGATCTTGGCAGATGATCCCGTATTGATGACTACAAGTGCTGCCATGGTCAATGGTGGCGTTCACAGCTTTGTCCAGGCCGCTGCGCTTGAAATGGAGAATGGACATAGAATCAATGCCGTTTCGTTAGGTATGGTAGAGGCTGCCTATGAAAAGTATAAAGGTTACTTCCCTGGACACAATCCAGTACCTATGGATGTCACGGTAAATGCTTATGTTAGAAGTGTCTTTGGCACAGATAATGGCAAAGTTCTGAGATTCTATTGA
- a CDS encoding nucleotidyltransferase domain-containing protein — MSTSIRAHHQKAIDRLVETYQNDTRFNALIIGGSVAKGCARDDSDVDFFIVANDNEFDKRKSEGDLFINRTDLCDYPGGFVDGKVVSYSYLQELANKGNEPSRAAFDGAFIAYSHLDGLSSMVQSIPVYQETGHKERLKAFYSMAFMQNWLMGEANRHDNIYTKSRAATQLAFYAGRLILAYNKVLYPYHKWLMHYLEKCPDKPDSVLENIKSVLNEPNLQNANRLFQSIQDFSDWGIPDHDAFLWFMEEVEWSWMNDNTALEDL, encoded by the coding sequence ATGTCAACATCCATCAGAGCTCACCACCAAAAGGCCATTGATCGGCTAGTAGAGACTTATCAGAATGACACTAGGTTTAATGCTTTGATTATTGGTGGCTCCGTGGCCAAGGGTTGTGCCAGAGACGATTCAGATGTTGATTTTTTCATTGTTGCAAATGATAATGAGTTTGACAAAAGAAAGTCAGAAGGCGATCTCTTTATCAATAGAACCGATCTTTGCGATTACCCAGGTGGTTTTGTTGATGGTAAAGTTGTGAGCTATTCTTATCTCCAAGAACTAGCTAATAAGGGAAATGAGCCATCACGGGCCGCCTTTGACGGGGCGTTCATTGCATATTCACACCTGGATGGCCTTTCTAGCATGGTTCAAAGCATACCTGTCTACCAAGAAACGGGGCATAAAGAACGCCTGAAGGCTTTCTATTCAATGGCTTTTATGCAAAACTGGTTAATGGGTGAAGCCAACCGGCACGACAATATATACACGAAGTCACGAGCCGCGACTCAACTAGCCTTCTATGCCGGGCGTTTGATTCTGGCTTATAACAAGGTACTTTATCCCTATCATAAATGGCTGATGCACTACTTGGAAAAATGCCCTGATAAGCCAGACTCTGTGCTAGAAAATATCAAGTCGGTGCTGAACGAACCAAACCTACAAAATGCCAATCGCCTGTTTCAGAGTATTCAAGACTTCAGTGACTGGGGGATCCCCGATCATGATGCATTTTTATGGTTTATGGAAGAAGTGGAATGGAGTTGGATGAATGATAATACCGCTCTCGAAGACCTGTAG
- a CDS encoding EthD family reductase — translation MKLKATLLVLSISTLLISYTATESTDSVQDKKGMVKVTIMYPNGDGNTFDMDYYTKKHMPMVADLLKPMKFYKIDKGIGGRTPDEPVPYLAIGYLYFDTLSDYQESFGASAQQILGDIPNYTNTQPVLQISEVVE, via the coding sequence ATGAAACTAAAAGCGACACTCTTAGTGCTTAGCATCAGCACACTGCTTATCAGCTATACCGCAACTGAATCAACCGACTCAGTACAGGACAAAAAAGGAATGGTCAAAGTGACCATCATGTACCCCAATGGCGATGGTAATACTTTTGACATGGACTATTATACCAAGAAGCATATGCCCATGGTGGCAGACCTTTTAAAACCCATGAAGTTTTACAAAATAGACAAAGGCATAGGCGGCAGAACACCTGATGAGCCTGTTCCATATCTAGCCATTGGCTACCTATATTTTGACACGCTTTCCGACTACCAGGAGTCTTTCGGTGCCAGCGCACAACAGATTTTGGGAGATATTCCAAACTATACAAATACCCAGCCTGTACTTCAGATTAGTGAAGTGGTTGAATAA
- a CDS encoding DUF1428 domain-containing protein produces the protein MTDYIDGFVLRIRRVHLDEYRQVAERVAEIWKEHGALSYFEYVSDDLSLEGVRSFSEVVEAKECEVIIFGWVVFPSKEIRDQANVQVPKDPRMADLVAPLIDPSRLIFNASRMVYGGFQPLVQSK, from the coding sequence ATGACAGACTATATAGACGGCTTTGTCCTGCGAATTCGGAGAGTACATTTAGACGAATACAGACAGGTGGCAGAAAGGGTTGCTGAAATCTGGAAAGAACATGGCGCACTTTCATACTTTGAATATGTCAGTGATGATTTATCATTGGAAGGTGTTCGATCATTCTCGGAAGTGGTTGAGGCCAAGGAATGCGAAGTAATCATTTTTGGCTGGGTCGTCTTTCCTTCGAAAGAAATTCGTGATCAGGCCAATGTTCAGGTTCCAAAGGACCCAAGAATGGCCGATTTAGTTGCGCCTTTGATCGATCCATCAAGGTTGATTTTTAATGCTTCGAGAATGGTTTATGGTGGGTTTCAACCACTCGTGCAATCCAAATAA